The proteins below come from a single Cricetulus griseus strain 17A/GY chromosome 6, alternate assembly CriGri-PICRH-1.0, whole genome shotgun sequence genomic window:
- the Znf473 gene encoding zinc finger protein 473 isoform X1 has translation MEGKEEELKRGHWKEATVAECASFQEFVTLKDTAMDLTLEDWEELELELDKRDLFWDLTLSNCQDFFLLNPPKPGLNSQPDVREELEATIKGGLEATGTEVTETKNSPLQQGFLEEGLSQIMETLSEEELNFEAYIGESWLDSLLGDPESLARSDITNTESPTDCKSHEFESSLSPGPLFSTGEDAGMSDILPKNLTPVIVKESRSDFSYYLEQSQKDSIQGEEKLYKCSECGKSFNQSYHLLQHWIIHVRDNTPSRQDKERELSTGAFLLMRPVTQTSYKPCVCQECGKRFSQNMYLQWHQKVHTGESLCKTQCDNLEKPSKSHSGEPKKLLPSKGSNSAKWCKIQSSDQAKPPDSNSSDQKKLHKSQCDGSPSILHPQPTEHQKTPANTKFYVCKKCGKTFSQAFHLAGHQKVHTEKLYECPTCHQVFHVRKHFVQHRKTHFVKTVFECQECKKIFNQRSSLIEHQAVHTGEKPYKCTECGKAFNHSSTLKIHQRAHSGEKPYKCSECGRAFCRSTHLHEHQQIHSGHRPYQCPECVRSFSRPSHLIRHQLSHTTDKPFGCAKCKNTFSHKEQLVQHHKVHTIESLYECKQCGEHFICSSTLHCHMSVHTREDISQKVSGQNKCGKAFNHNRYVGQHENSHTKVTSSECNPCVETYNQSLQLPCHQSIIQVGIKPDECTEPDTSKRNSSVSKHQPSGSEQPFKCNSCNRTFSQDAQLFKHQLIHTGEKPFKCNECDRAFKQSNYLIQHQRIHTVKQHFECSECGKTFRQSSCLSKHQKIHTGEKPFKCGDCGKAFILGAQLTRHQRIHTGEKPYVCQECGKAFSQSSCLTLHRRVHTGEKPYKCSRCGKAFSQRANQKKHERIHSGEKPYTCDVCGRAFGLSAHLSQHQRVHTQEKPHCQDCHRAFHSCSALSKHQQLHSCKVTSSTAQSHLVTAESRTCEDIHRKSVIETNTLQTSPLNKF, from the exons atggaggggaaggaggaggagcttAAAAGAGGTCACTGGAAGGAGGCCACTGTGGCTGAG TGTGCTTCATTTCAGGAGTTTGTGACCCTCAAGGATACAGCCATGGATCTCACCCTGGAAGACTGGGAAGAGCTGGAGCTAGAGCTGGATAAGAGAGACCTGTTCTGGGACTTGACACTGAGCAACTGCCAGGACTTTTTCTTGCTCA aTCCCCCAAAACCAGGCCTGAATTCCCAACCAGATGTCAGGGAAGAGCTGGAAGCTACAATCAAAGGAGGCCTGGAAGCCACAGGCACTG aaGTGACTGAGACCAAGAACTCTCCTTTACAGCAGGGCTTCTTGGAAGAAGGCCTCTCCCAGATTATGGAGACATTGTCTGAGGAGGAACTCAACTTTGAAGCCTATATAGGTGAGAGCTGGTTAGATAGTTTGCTTGGAGACCCAGAAAGTCTTGCAAGGTCTGACATTACCAACACGGAAAGCCCCACAGATTGCAagagtcatgaatttgagagcagCCTCAGTCCTGGGCCTCTCTTTTCCACAGGAGAGGATGCTGGGATGTCTGATATTCTCCCAAAGAACCTCACACCAGTGATAGTGAAGGAATCCAGGAGTGACTTCAGCTATTACTTAGAACAGAGCCAGAAGGACTCTATCCAGGGAGAAGAGAAGCTATATAAGTGTAGTGAGTGTGGGAAAAGCTTCAATCAGAGTTACCACCTCCTCCAGCACTGGATTATCCATGTGAGGGATAATACCCCTTCAAGGCAAGATAAGGAGAGAGAACTCAGCACGGGTGCTTTCCTGCTCATGCGTCCAGTGACTCAAACAAGCTACAAACCCTGCGTGTGCCAAGAATGTGGGAAAAGGTTTAGTCAGAATATGTACCTCCAGTGGCATCAGAAAGTCCACACTGGAGAAAGCCTGTGTAAAACGCAGTGTGATAACCTAGAAAAACCGTCCAAGAGTCATAGTGGTGAGCCAAAAAAGCTGCTGCCGAGTAAAGGTTCTAACTCAGCAAAATGGTGTAAAATTCAAAGTTCGGACCAAGCAAAACCACCTGATAGTAATAGTAGTGACCAAAAGAAACTGCATAAGAGTCAGTGTGATGGCAGTCCATCCATTCTTCACCCACAGCCTACTGAGCACCAGAAAACTCCTGCAAACACTAAGTTCTACGTATGTAAGAAATGTGGGAAGACATTCAGCCAGGCCTTTCATCTAGCTGGACACCAGAAAGTCCATACTGAGAAACTCTATGAATGTCCTACATGCCATCAAGTCTTCCACGTAAGGAAACATTTTGTCCAACATCGAAAAACTCATTTTGTAAAAACTGTGTTTGAGTGTCAAGAATGTAAAAAGATCTTTAATCAGAGGTCATCACTCATTGAGCACCAGGCTgttcatacaggagagaaaccataCAAGTGTACTGAATGTGGTAAAGCTTTCAACCACTCCTCCACCCTGAAGATCCACCAGAGGGCTCACAGTGGGGAGAAGCCTTACAAATGCAGCGAGTGTGGGAGGGCTTTCTGTCGGAGCACACACCTTCATGAACATCAGCAAATCCACTCGGGCCACAGACCCTACCAGTGTCCAGAGTGTGTCAGGAGTTTTAGCCGCCCCTCACATTTGATCCGACATCAGCTGAGTCACACCACAGACAAGCCCTTCGGCTGTGCTAAGTGCAAGAACACCTTCAGCCATAAAGAACAACTAGTGCAGCACCATAAAGTTCACACCATTGAGTCCCTGTATGAGTGTAAGCAGTGTGGAGAGCACTTCATTTGCAGCTCGACTCTACATTGCCACATGAGCGTCCACACCAGAGAAGATATAAGCCAGAAGGTCTCAGGTCAGAACAAGTGTGGAAAAGCCTTCAACCACAACAGATATGTAGGGCAGCatgagaatagtcacaccaaGGTCACATCCTCTGAGTGTAACCCATGTGTCGAAACCTACAACCAGAGTCTGCAGCTCCCTTGCCATCAGAGCATCATCCAAGTTGGTATAAAGCCAGATGAATGCACTGAGCCTGACACATCCAAGCGTAATAGCTCTGTCAGTAAGCATCAGCCTTCGGGAAGTGAGCAGCCCTTTAAATGTAACAGTTGCAACAGGACCTTTAGTCAGGATGCCCAGCTTTTCAAACATCAGttaattcacactggagagaaaccctttaAGTGTAATGAATGTGACAGAGCCTTTAAGCAGAGTAACTACCTTATTCAGCACCAGAGAATTCATACTGTGAAGCAGCACTTTGAGTGTAGTGAGTGTGGGAAAACATTTCGTCAGAGCTCATGCCTCTCTAAGCATCAGAAGATTCACACAGGGGAGAAGCCCTTTAAATGTGGTgactgtgggaaagccttcatcTTGGGTGCCCAGCTCACCCGACACCAGAGAATTCACACTGGGGAAAAGCCTTATGTTTGTCAggaatgtggcaaagccttcagCCAGAGCTCCTGCCTTACCCTTCACCGGAGAGTTCACACCGGTGAGAAGCCATACAAATGTAGCAGATGTGGAAAAGCCTTTTCCCAGAGAGCAAACCAGAAGAAACACGAGAGGATTCACAGTGGAGAGAAGCCTTATACCTGTGACGTGTGTGGTAGAGCCTTCGGCTTAAGCGCTCACCTCAGTCAGCACCAGAGGGTTCACACGCAGGAGAAACCACATTGTCAAGATTGTCACAGAGCCTTTCACAGCTGCTCTGCTCTTAGCAAACATCAGCAACTTCACTCTTGTAAAGTAACCAGTAGCACTGCCCAGAGCCACTTAGTGACAGCAGAGTCCCGTACATGTGAAGACATTCATAGGAAGTCAGTCATTGAAACCAACACTTTGCAAACCTCCCCTCTCAATAAGTTCTAA
- the Znf473 gene encoding zinc finger protein 473 isoform X3, giving the protein MEGKEEELKRGHWKEATVAECASFQEFVTLKDTAMDLTLEDWEELELELDKRDLFWDLTLSNCQDFFLLNPPKPGLNSQPDVREELEATIKGGLEATGTEVTETKNSPLQQGFLEEGLSQIMETLSEEELNFEAYIGEDAGMSDILPKNLTPVIVKESRSDFSYYLEQSQKDSIQGEEKLYKCSECGKSFNQSYHLLQHWIIHVRDNTPSRQDKERELSTGAFLLMRPVTQTSYKPCVCQECGKRFSQNMYLQWHQKVHTGESLCKTQCDNLEKPSKSHSGEPKKLLPSKGSNSAKWCKIQSSDQAKPPDSNSSDQKKLHKSQCDGSPSILHPQPTEHQKTPANTKFYVCKKCGKTFSQAFHLAGHQKVHTEKLYECPTCHQVFHVRKHFVQHRKTHFVKTVFECQECKKIFNQRSSLIEHQAVHTGEKPYKCTECGKAFNHSSTLKIHQRAHSGEKPYKCSECGRAFCRSTHLHEHQQIHSGHRPYQCPECVRSFSRPSHLIRHQLSHTTDKPFGCAKCKNTFSHKEQLVQHHKVHTIESLYECKQCGEHFICSSTLHCHMSVHTREDISQKVSGQNKCGKAFNHNRYVGQHENSHTKVTSSECNPCVETYNQSLQLPCHQSIIQVGIKPDECTEPDTSKRNSSVSKHQPSGSEQPFKCNSCNRTFSQDAQLFKHQLIHTGEKPFKCNECDRAFKQSNYLIQHQRIHTVKQHFECSECGKTFRQSSCLSKHQKIHTGEKPFKCGDCGKAFILGAQLTRHQRIHTGEKPYVCQECGKAFSQSSCLTLHRRVHTGEKPYKCSRCGKAFSQRANQKKHERIHSGEKPYTCDVCGRAFGLSAHLSQHQRVHTQEKPHCQDCHRAFHSCSALSKHQQLHSCKVTSSTAQSHLVTAESRTCEDIHRKSVIETNTLQTSPLNKF; this is encoded by the exons atggaggggaaggaggaggagcttAAAAGAGGTCACTGGAAGGAGGCCACTGTGGCTGAG TGTGCTTCATTTCAGGAGTTTGTGACCCTCAAGGATACAGCCATGGATCTCACCCTGGAAGACTGGGAAGAGCTGGAGCTAGAGCTGGATAAGAGAGACCTGTTCTGGGACTTGACACTGAGCAACTGCCAGGACTTTTTCTTGCTCA aTCCCCCAAAACCAGGCCTGAATTCCCAACCAGATGTCAGGGAAGAGCTGGAAGCTACAATCAAAGGAGGCCTGGAAGCCACAGGCACTG aaGTGACTGAGACCAAGAACTCTCCTTTACAGCAGGGCTTCTTGGAAGAAGGCCTCTCCCAGATTATGGAGACATTGTCTGAGGAGGAACTCAACTTTGAAGCCTATATAG GAGAGGATGCTGGGATGTCTGATATTCTCCCAAAGAACCTCACACCAGTGATAGTGAAGGAATCCAGGAGTGACTTCAGCTATTACTTAGAACAGAGCCAGAAGGACTCTATCCAGGGAGAAGAGAAGCTATATAAGTGTAGTGAGTGTGGGAAAAGCTTCAATCAGAGTTACCACCTCCTCCAGCACTGGATTATCCATGTGAGGGATAATACCCCTTCAAGGCAAGATAAGGAGAGAGAACTCAGCACGGGTGCTTTCCTGCTCATGCGTCCAGTGACTCAAACAAGCTACAAACCCTGCGTGTGCCAAGAATGTGGGAAAAGGTTTAGTCAGAATATGTACCTCCAGTGGCATCAGAAAGTCCACACTGGAGAAAGCCTGTGTAAAACGCAGTGTGATAACCTAGAAAAACCGTCCAAGAGTCATAGTGGTGAGCCAAAAAAGCTGCTGCCGAGTAAAGGTTCTAACTCAGCAAAATGGTGTAAAATTCAAAGTTCGGACCAAGCAAAACCACCTGATAGTAATAGTAGTGACCAAAAGAAACTGCATAAGAGTCAGTGTGATGGCAGTCCATCCATTCTTCACCCACAGCCTACTGAGCACCAGAAAACTCCTGCAAACACTAAGTTCTACGTATGTAAGAAATGTGGGAAGACATTCAGCCAGGCCTTTCATCTAGCTGGACACCAGAAAGTCCATACTGAGAAACTCTATGAATGTCCTACATGCCATCAAGTCTTCCACGTAAGGAAACATTTTGTCCAACATCGAAAAACTCATTTTGTAAAAACTGTGTTTGAGTGTCAAGAATGTAAAAAGATCTTTAATCAGAGGTCATCACTCATTGAGCACCAGGCTgttcatacaggagagaaaccataCAAGTGTACTGAATGTGGTAAAGCTTTCAACCACTCCTCCACCCTGAAGATCCACCAGAGGGCTCACAGTGGGGAGAAGCCTTACAAATGCAGCGAGTGTGGGAGGGCTTTCTGTCGGAGCACACACCTTCATGAACATCAGCAAATCCACTCGGGCCACAGACCCTACCAGTGTCCAGAGTGTGTCAGGAGTTTTAGCCGCCCCTCACATTTGATCCGACATCAGCTGAGTCACACCACAGACAAGCCCTTCGGCTGTGCTAAGTGCAAGAACACCTTCAGCCATAAAGAACAACTAGTGCAGCACCATAAAGTTCACACCATTGAGTCCCTGTATGAGTGTAAGCAGTGTGGAGAGCACTTCATTTGCAGCTCGACTCTACATTGCCACATGAGCGTCCACACCAGAGAAGATATAAGCCAGAAGGTCTCAGGTCAGAACAAGTGTGGAAAAGCCTTCAACCACAACAGATATGTAGGGCAGCatgagaatagtcacaccaaGGTCACATCCTCTGAGTGTAACCCATGTGTCGAAACCTACAACCAGAGTCTGCAGCTCCCTTGCCATCAGAGCATCATCCAAGTTGGTATAAAGCCAGATGAATGCACTGAGCCTGACACATCCAAGCGTAATAGCTCTGTCAGTAAGCATCAGCCTTCGGGAAGTGAGCAGCCCTTTAAATGTAACAGTTGCAACAGGACCTTTAGTCAGGATGCCCAGCTTTTCAAACATCAGttaattcacactggagagaaaccctttaAGTGTAATGAATGTGACAGAGCCTTTAAGCAGAGTAACTACCTTATTCAGCACCAGAGAATTCATACTGTGAAGCAGCACTTTGAGTGTAGTGAGTGTGGGAAAACATTTCGTCAGAGCTCATGCCTCTCTAAGCATCAGAAGATTCACACAGGGGAGAAGCCCTTTAAATGTGGTgactgtgggaaagccttcatcTTGGGTGCCCAGCTCACCCGACACCAGAGAATTCACACTGGGGAAAAGCCTTATGTTTGTCAggaatgtggcaaagccttcagCCAGAGCTCCTGCCTTACCCTTCACCGGAGAGTTCACACCGGTGAGAAGCCATACAAATGTAGCAGATGTGGAAAAGCCTTTTCCCAGAGAGCAAACCAGAAGAAACACGAGAGGATTCACAGTGGAGAGAAGCCTTATACCTGTGACGTGTGTGGTAGAGCCTTCGGCTTAAGCGCTCACCTCAGTCAGCACCAGAGGGTTCACACGCAGGAGAAACCACATTGTCAAGATTGTCACAGAGCCTTTCACAGCTGCTCTGCTCTTAGCAAACATCAGCAACTTCACTCTTGTAAAGTAACCAGTAGCACTGCCCAGAGCCACTTAGTGACAGCAGAGTCCCGTACATGTGAAGACATTCATAGGAAGTCAGTCATTGAAACCAACACTTTGCAAACCTCCCCTCTCAATAAGTTCTAA
- the Znf473 gene encoding zinc finger protein 473 isoform X2, giving the protein MEGKEEELKRGHWKEATVAEEFVTLKDTAMDLTLEDWEELELELDKRDLFWDLTLSNCQDFFLLNPPKPGLNSQPDVREELEATIKGGLEATGTEVTETKNSPLQQGFLEEGLSQIMETLSEEELNFEAYIGESWLDSLLGDPESLARSDITNTESPTDCKSHEFESSLSPGPLFSTGEDAGMSDILPKNLTPVIVKESRSDFSYYLEQSQKDSIQGEEKLYKCSECGKSFNQSYHLLQHWIIHVRDNTPSRQDKERELSTGAFLLMRPVTQTSYKPCVCQECGKRFSQNMYLQWHQKVHTGESLCKTQCDNLEKPSKSHSGEPKKLLPSKGSNSAKWCKIQSSDQAKPPDSNSSDQKKLHKSQCDGSPSILHPQPTEHQKTPANTKFYVCKKCGKTFSQAFHLAGHQKVHTEKLYECPTCHQVFHVRKHFVQHRKTHFVKTVFECQECKKIFNQRSSLIEHQAVHTGEKPYKCTECGKAFNHSSTLKIHQRAHSGEKPYKCSECGRAFCRSTHLHEHQQIHSGHRPYQCPECVRSFSRPSHLIRHQLSHTTDKPFGCAKCKNTFSHKEQLVQHHKVHTIESLYECKQCGEHFICSSTLHCHMSVHTREDISQKVSGQNKCGKAFNHNRYVGQHENSHTKVTSSECNPCVETYNQSLQLPCHQSIIQVGIKPDECTEPDTSKRNSSVSKHQPSGSEQPFKCNSCNRTFSQDAQLFKHQLIHTGEKPFKCNECDRAFKQSNYLIQHQRIHTVKQHFECSECGKTFRQSSCLSKHQKIHTGEKPFKCGDCGKAFILGAQLTRHQRIHTGEKPYVCQECGKAFSQSSCLTLHRRVHTGEKPYKCSRCGKAFSQRANQKKHERIHSGEKPYTCDVCGRAFGLSAHLSQHQRVHTQEKPHCQDCHRAFHSCSALSKHQQLHSCKVTSSTAQSHLVTAESRTCEDIHRKSVIETNTLQTSPLNKF; this is encoded by the exons atggaggggaaggaggaggagcttAAAAGAGGTCACTGGAAGGAGGCCACTGTGGCTGAG GAGTTTGTGACCCTCAAGGATACAGCCATGGATCTCACCCTGGAAGACTGGGAAGAGCTGGAGCTAGAGCTGGATAAGAGAGACCTGTTCTGGGACTTGACACTGAGCAACTGCCAGGACTTTTTCTTGCTCA aTCCCCCAAAACCAGGCCTGAATTCCCAACCAGATGTCAGGGAAGAGCTGGAAGCTACAATCAAAGGAGGCCTGGAAGCCACAGGCACTG aaGTGACTGAGACCAAGAACTCTCCTTTACAGCAGGGCTTCTTGGAAGAAGGCCTCTCCCAGATTATGGAGACATTGTCTGAGGAGGAACTCAACTTTGAAGCCTATATAGGTGAGAGCTGGTTAGATAGTTTGCTTGGAGACCCAGAAAGTCTTGCAAGGTCTGACATTACCAACACGGAAAGCCCCACAGATTGCAagagtcatgaatttgagagcagCCTCAGTCCTGGGCCTCTCTTTTCCACAGGAGAGGATGCTGGGATGTCTGATATTCTCCCAAAGAACCTCACACCAGTGATAGTGAAGGAATCCAGGAGTGACTTCAGCTATTACTTAGAACAGAGCCAGAAGGACTCTATCCAGGGAGAAGAGAAGCTATATAAGTGTAGTGAGTGTGGGAAAAGCTTCAATCAGAGTTACCACCTCCTCCAGCACTGGATTATCCATGTGAGGGATAATACCCCTTCAAGGCAAGATAAGGAGAGAGAACTCAGCACGGGTGCTTTCCTGCTCATGCGTCCAGTGACTCAAACAAGCTACAAACCCTGCGTGTGCCAAGAATGTGGGAAAAGGTTTAGTCAGAATATGTACCTCCAGTGGCATCAGAAAGTCCACACTGGAGAAAGCCTGTGTAAAACGCAGTGTGATAACCTAGAAAAACCGTCCAAGAGTCATAGTGGTGAGCCAAAAAAGCTGCTGCCGAGTAAAGGTTCTAACTCAGCAAAATGGTGTAAAATTCAAAGTTCGGACCAAGCAAAACCACCTGATAGTAATAGTAGTGACCAAAAGAAACTGCATAAGAGTCAGTGTGATGGCAGTCCATCCATTCTTCACCCACAGCCTACTGAGCACCAGAAAACTCCTGCAAACACTAAGTTCTACGTATGTAAGAAATGTGGGAAGACATTCAGCCAGGCCTTTCATCTAGCTGGACACCAGAAAGTCCATACTGAGAAACTCTATGAATGTCCTACATGCCATCAAGTCTTCCACGTAAGGAAACATTTTGTCCAACATCGAAAAACTCATTTTGTAAAAACTGTGTTTGAGTGTCAAGAATGTAAAAAGATCTTTAATCAGAGGTCATCACTCATTGAGCACCAGGCTgttcatacaggagagaaaccataCAAGTGTACTGAATGTGGTAAAGCTTTCAACCACTCCTCCACCCTGAAGATCCACCAGAGGGCTCACAGTGGGGAGAAGCCTTACAAATGCAGCGAGTGTGGGAGGGCTTTCTGTCGGAGCACACACCTTCATGAACATCAGCAAATCCACTCGGGCCACAGACCCTACCAGTGTCCAGAGTGTGTCAGGAGTTTTAGCCGCCCCTCACATTTGATCCGACATCAGCTGAGTCACACCACAGACAAGCCCTTCGGCTGTGCTAAGTGCAAGAACACCTTCAGCCATAAAGAACAACTAGTGCAGCACCATAAAGTTCACACCATTGAGTCCCTGTATGAGTGTAAGCAGTGTGGAGAGCACTTCATTTGCAGCTCGACTCTACATTGCCACATGAGCGTCCACACCAGAGAAGATATAAGCCAGAAGGTCTCAGGTCAGAACAAGTGTGGAAAAGCCTTCAACCACAACAGATATGTAGGGCAGCatgagaatagtcacaccaaGGTCACATCCTCTGAGTGTAACCCATGTGTCGAAACCTACAACCAGAGTCTGCAGCTCCCTTGCCATCAGAGCATCATCCAAGTTGGTATAAAGCCAGATGAATGCACTGAGCCTGACACATCCAAGCGTAATAGCTCTGTCAGTAAGCATCAGCCTTCGGGAAGTGAGCAGCCCTTTAAATGTAACAGTTGCAACAGGACCTTTAGTCAGGATGCCCAGCTTTTCAAACATCAGttaattcacactggagagaaaccctttaAGTGTAATGAATGTGACAGAGCCTTTAAGCAGAGTAACTACCTTATTCAGCACCAGAGAATTCATACTGTGAAGCAGCACTTTGAGTGTAGTGAGTGTGGGAAAACATTTCGTCAGAGCTCATGCCTCTCTAAGCATCAGAAGATTCACACAGGGGAGAAGCCCTTTAAATGTGGTgactgtgggaaagccttcatcTTGGGTGCCCAGCTCACCCGACACCAGAGAATTCACACTGGGGAAAAGCCTTATGTTTGTCAggaatgtggcaaagccttcagCCAGAGCTCCTGCCTTACCCTTCACCGGAGAGTTCACACCGGTGAGAAGCCATACAAATGTAGCAGATGTGGAAAAGCCTTTTCCCAGAGAGCAAACCAGAAGAAACACGAGAGGATTCACAGTGGAGAGAAGCCTTATACCTGTGACGTGTGTGGTAGAGCCTTCGGCTTAAGCGCTCACCTCAGTCAGCACCAGAGGGTTCACACGCAGGAGAAACCACATTGTCAAGATTGTCACAGAGCCTTTCACAGCTGCTCTGCTCTTAGCAAACATCAGCAACTTCACTCTTGTAAAGTAACCAGTAGCACTGCCCAGAGCCACTTAGTGACAGCAGAGTCCCGTACATGTGAAGACATTCATAGGAAGTCAGTCATTGAAACCAACACTTTGCAAACCTCCCCTCTCAATAAGTTCTAA
- the Znf473 gene encoding zinc finger protein 473 isoform X5: METLSEEELNFEAYIGEDAGMSDILPKNLTPVIVKESRSDFSYYLEQSQKDSIQGEEKLYKCSECGKSFNQSYHLLQHWIIHVRDNTPSRQDKERELSTGAFLLMRPVTQTSYKPCVCQECGKRFSQNMYLQWHQKVHTGESLCKTQCDNLEKPSKSHSGEPKKLLPSKGSNSAKWCKIQSSDQAKPPDSNSSDQKKLHKSQCDGSPSILHPQPTEHQKTPANTKFYVCKKCGKTFSQAFHLAGHQKVHTEKLYECPTCHQVFHVRKHFVQHRKTHFVKTVFECQECKKIFNQRSSLIEHQAVHTGEKPYKCTECGKAFNHSSTLKIHQRAHSGEKPYKCSECGRAFCRSTHLHEHQQIHSGHRPYQCPECVRSFSRPSHLIRHQLSHTTDKPFGCAKCKNTFSHKEQLVQHHKVHTIESLYECKQCGEHFICSSTLHCHMSVHTREDISQKVSGQNKCGKAFNHNRYVGQHENSHTKVTSSECNPCVETYNQSLQLPCHQSIIQVGIKPDECTEPDTSKRNSSVSKHQPSGSEQPFKCNSCNRTFSQDAQLFKHQLIHTGEKPFKCNECDRAFKQSNYLIQHQRIHTVKQHFECSECGKTFRQSSCLSKHQKIHTGEKPFKCGDCGKAFILGAQLTRHQRIHTGEKPYVCQECGKAFSQSSCLTLHRRVHTGEKPYKCSRCGKAFSQRANQKKHERIHSGEKPYTCDVCGRAFGLSAHLSQHQRVHTQEKPHCQDCHRAFHSCSALSKHQQLHSCKVTSSTAQSHLVTAESRTCEDIHRKSVIETNTLQTSPLNKF; encoded by the exons ATGGAGACATTGTCTGAGGAGGAACTCAACTTTGAAGCCTATATAG GAGAGGATGCTGGGATGTCTGATATTCTCCCAAAGAACCTCACACCAGTGATAGTGAAGGAATCCAGGAGTGACTTCAGCTATTACTTAGAACAGAGCCAGAAGGACTCTATCCAGGGAGAAGAGAAGCTATATAAGTGTAGTGAGTGTGGGAAAAGCTTCAATCAGAGTTACCACCTCCTCCAGCACTGGATTATCCATGTGAGGGATAATACCCCTTCAAGGCAAGATAAGGAGAGAGAACTCAGCACGGGTGCTTTCCTGCTCATGCGTCCAGTGACTCAAACAAGCTACAAACCCTGCGTGTGCCAAGAATGTGGGAAAAGGTTTAGTCAGAATATGTACCTCCAGTGGCATCAGAAAGTCCACACTGGAGAAAGCCTGTGTAAAACGCAGTGTGATAACCTAGAAAAACCGTCCAAGAGTCATAGTGGTGAGCCAAAAAAGCTGCTGCCGAGTAAAGGTTCTAACTCAGCAAAATGGTGTAAAATTCAAAGTTCGGACCAAGCAAAACCACCTGATAGTAATAGTAGTGACCAAAAGAAACTGCATAAGAGTCAGTGTGATGGCAGTCCATCCATTCTTCACCCACAGCCTACTGAGCACCAGAAAACTCCTGCAAACACTAAGTTCTACGTATGTAAGAAATGTGGGAAGACATTCAGCCAGGCCTTTCATCTAGCTGGACACCAGAAAGTCCATACTGAGAAACTCTATGAATGTCCTACATGCCATCAAGTCTTCCACGTAAGGAAACATTTTGTCCAACATCGAAAAACTCATTTTGTAAAAACTGTGTTTGAGTGTCAAGAATGTAAAAAGATCTTTAATCAGAGGTCATCACTCATTGAGCACCAGGCTgttcatacaggagagaaaccataCAAGTGTACTGAATGTGGTAAAGCTTTCAACCACTCCTCCACCCTGAAGATCCACCAGAGGGCTCACAGTGGGGAGAAGCCTTACAAATGCAGCGAGTGTGGGAGGGCTTTCTGTCGGAGCACACACCTTCATGAACATCAGCAAATCCACTCGGGCCACAGACCCTACCAGTGTCCAGAGTGTGTCAGGAGTTTTAGCCGCCCCTCACATTTGATCCGACATCAGCTGAGTCACACCACAGACAAGCCCTTCGGCTGTGCTAAGTGCAAGAACACCTTCAGCCATAAAGAACAACTAGTGCAGCACCATAAAGTTCACACCATTGAGTCCCTGTATGAGTGTAAGCAGTGTGGAGAGCACTTCATTTGCAGCTCGACTCTACATTGCCACATGAGCGTCCACACCAGAGAAGATATAAGCCAGAAGGTCTCAGGTCAGAACAAGTGTGGAAAAGCCTTCAACCACAACAGATATGTAGGGCAGCatgagaatagtcacaccaaGGTCACATCCTCTGAGTGTAACCCATGTGTCGAAACCTACAACCAGAGTCTGCAGCTCCCTTGCCATCAGAGCATCATCCAAGTTGGTATAAAGCCAGATGAATGCACTGAGCCTGACACATCCAAGCGTAATAGCTCTGTCAGTAAGCATCAGCCTTCGGGAAGTGAGCAGCCCTTTAAATGTAACAGTTGCAACAGGACCTTTAGTCAGGATGCCCAGCTTTTCAAACATCAGttaattcacactggagagaaaccctttaAGTGTAATGAATGTGACAGAGCCTTTAAGCAGAGTAACTACCTTATTCAGCACCAGAGAATTCATACTGTGAAGCAGCACTTTGAGTGTAGTGAGTGTGGGAAAACATTTCGTCAGAGCTCATGCCTCTCTAAGCATCAGAAGATTCACACAGGGGAGAAGCCCTTTAAATGTGGTgactgtgggaaagccttcatcTTGGGTGCCCAGCTCACCCGACACCAGAGAATTCACACTGGGGAAAAGCCTTATGTTTGTCAggaatgtggcaaagccttcagCCAGAGCTCCTGCCTTACCCTTCACCGGAGAGTTCACACCGGTGAGAAGCCATACAAATGTAGCAGATGTGGAAAAGCCTTTTCCCAGAGAGCAAACCAGAAGAAACACGAGAGGATTCACAGTGGAGAGAAGCCTTATACCTGTGACGTGTGTGGTAGAGCCTTCGGCTTAAGCGCTCACCTCAGTCAGCACCAGAGGGTTCACACGCAGGAGAAACCACATTGTCAAGATTGTCACAGAGCCTTTCACAGCTGCTCTGCTCTTAGCAAACATCAGCAACTTCACTCTTGTAAAGTAACCAGTAGCACTGCCCAGAGCCACTTAGTGACAGCAGAGTCCCGTACATGTGAAGACATTCATAGGAAGTCAGTCATTGAAACCAACACTTTGCAAACCTCCCCTCTCAATAAGTTCTAA